In one window of Tursiops truncatus isolate mTurTru1 chromosome 5, mTurTru1.mat.Y, whole genome shotgun sequence DNA:
- the FGFR3 gene encoding fibroblast growth factor receptor 3 isoform X1 has translation MGAPACALAFFVAVAVVMTGAVSGSPGMEQRVVRRAAEVPGPEPGQQELVFGSGDIVELSCHWPAGAPSGPTVWVKDGVGLAPSDRILVGPQRLQVLNASHEDAGAYSCRQRLTQSVLCHFTVRVTDAPSSGDDEDGEDEAEDTAGAPYWTRPERMDKKLLAVPAANTVRFRCPAAGNPTPSISWLKNGKEFRGEHRIGGIKLRHQQWSLVMESVVPSDRGNYTCVVENKFGSIRQTYTLDVLERSPHRPILQAGLPANQTAVLGSDVEFHCKVYSDAQPHIQWLKHVEVNGSKVGPDGTPYVTVLKSWISESVEADARLRLANVSERDGGEYLCRASNFIGVAEKAFWLRVHGPQAAEEELVEAGEAGSVYAGVLSYGVGFLLFILVVAAVTLCRLRSPPKKGLGSPAVHKVSRFPLKRQQVSLESSSSMSSNTPLVRIARLSSGEGPALANVSELELPADPKWELSRARLTLGKPLGEGCFGQVVMAEAIGIDKDRAAKPVTVAVKMLKDDATDKDLSDLVSEMEMMKMIGKHKNIINLLGACTQGGPLYVLVEYAAKGNLREYLRARRPPGTDYSFDTCRLPEEQLTFKDLVSCAYQVARGMEYLASQKCIHRDLAARNVLVTEDNVMKIADFGLARDVHNLDYYKKTTNGRLPVKWMAPEALFDRVYTHQSDVWSFGVLLWEIFTLGGSPYPGIPVEELFKLLKEGHRMDKPANCTHDLYMIMRECWHAVPSQRPTFKQLVEDLDRVLTVTSTDEYLDLSVPFEQYSPGGQDTPSSGSSGDDSVFAHDLLPPAPPGSGGSRT, from the exons ATGGGCGCCCCGGCTTGCGCCCTCGCGTTCTTTGTGGCCGTGGCAGTCGTGATGACCGGCGCCGTCTCCGGGTCCCCGGGCATGGAGCAGCGCGTCGTGCGGAGAGCAGCAG AGGTCCCGGGCCCTGAGCCTGGCCAGCAGGAGCTGGTCTTTGGCAGCGGGGACATCGTGGAGCTGAGCTGCCACTGGCCCGCGGGGGCTCCCTCAGGGCCCACGGTCTGGGTGAAGGACGGCGTGGGGCTGGCGCCCTCAGACCGCATCCTGGTGGGGCCGCAGCGGCTGCAGGTGCTCAACGCCTCCCATGAGGACGCCGGGGCCTACAGCTGCCGCCAGCGCCTCACGCAGAGTGTCCTGTGCCACTTCACCGTGCGCGTGACAG ATGCTCCGTCCTCAGGAGACGATGAAGATGGGGAAGACGAAGCTGAAGACACAG CAGGGGCCCCTTACTGGACACGGCCCGAGCGGATGGACAAGAAGCTGCTGGCGGTGCCGGCGGCCAACACGGTTCGCTTCCGCTGCCCAGCCGCCGGCAACCCCACCCCGTCCATCTCCTGGCTGAAGAACGGCAAGGAGTTCCGAGGCGAGCACCGCATCGGGGGCATCAAG CTGCGGCACCAGCAGTGGAGCCTGGTCATGGAGAGCGTGGTGCCTTCGGACCGCGGCAACTACACGTGCGTCGTGGAGAACAAGTTCGGCAGCATCCGGCAGACGTACACCCTGGACGTGCTGG AGCGCTCCCCGCACCGGCCCATCCTGCAGGCGGGGCTGCCCGCCAACCAGACGGCGGTGCTGGGCAGCGACGTGGAATTCCACTGCAAGGTGTACAGCGACGCGCAGCCCCACATCCAGTGGCTCAAGCACGTGGAGGTGAACGGCAGCAAAGTGGGGCCCGACGGCACACCCTATGTCACGGTGCTCAAG TCGTGGATCAGTGAGAGTGTGGAGGCCGACGCGCGCCTCCGCCTGGCCAATGTGTCCGAGCGCGACGGGGGCGAGTACCTCTGTCGAGCCTCCAATTTCATAGGCGTGGCTGAGAAGGCCTTTTGGCTGCGTGTTCACGGGCCCCAAGCAG CTGAGGAGGAGCTGGTGGAGGCTGGTGAGGCTGGCAGTGTGTACGCAGGTGTCCTCAGCTACGGGGTGGGCTTCCTCCTCTTCATCCTGGTGGTGGCCGCTGTGACCCTCTGCCGCCTGCGCAGCCCCCCCAAGAAGGGCCTGGGCTCGCCCGCCGTGCACAAGGTCTCCCGCTTCCCGCTCAAGCGACAG CAGGTGTCCTTGGAGTCCAGCTCGTCCATGAGCTCCAACACGCCGCTGGTGCGGATCGCCCGGCTGTCCTCGGGGGAGGGCCCCGCGCTGGCCAACGTCTCTGAGCTCGAGCTGCCCGCCGACCCCAAGTGGGAGCTGTCCCGGGCCCG GCTGACTCTGGGCAAACCTCTCGGGGAGGGCTGCTTCGGCCAGGTGGTCATGGCGGAGGCTATCGGCATCGACAAGGACCGGGCTGCCAAGCCTGTCACGGTGGCGGTGAAGATGCTGAAAG ATGACGCCACAGATAAGGACCTGTCGGACCTGGTGTCCGAGATGGAGATGATGAAGATGATCGGGAAACACAAGAACATCATCAACCTGCTGGGCGCCTGCACGCAGGGCG GGCCCCTGTACGTGCTGGTGGAGTACGCGGCCAAGGGCAACCTGCGGGAGTACCTGCGGGCGCGGCGGCCCCCGGGCACGGACTACTCCTTCGACACTTGCCGGCTGCCCGAGGAGCAGCTCACCTTCAAGGACCTGGTTTCCTGCGCCTACCAGGTGGCGCGGGGCATGGAGTACCTCGCCTCGCAGAAG TGCATCCACAGGGACCTGGCCGCCCGCAACGTGCTGGTGACCGAGGACAACGTGATGAAGATCGCGGACTTTGGCCTGGCCCGCGACGTGCACAACCTCGACTACTACAAGAAGACCACCAAT GGCCGCCTGCCCGTGAAGTGGATGGCGCCCGAGGCCTTGTTTGACCGCGTCTACACCCACCAGAGTGACGT CTGGTCCTTCGGTGTCCTGCTCTGGGAGATCTTCACGCTGGGGGGCTCGCCGTACCCCGGCATCCCCGTGGAGGAGCTCTTCAAGCTGCTGAAGGAAGGCCACCGCATGGACAAGCCGGCCAACTGCACGCACGATCT GTACATGATCATGCGTGAGTGCTGGCACGCCGTGCCCTCCCAGAGGCCCACCTTCAAGCAGCTGGTGGAAGACCTGGACCGCGTGCTCACCGTTACATCCACAGAC GAGTACCTCGACCTGTCGGTGCCCTTCGAGCAGTACTCGCCGGGCGGCCAGGACACCCCCAGCTCCGGCTCCTCAGGGGACGACTCCGTGTTCGCCCATGACCTGCTGCCCCCGGCCCCGCCAGGCAGCGGGGGCTCGCGGACGTGA
- the FGFR3 gene encoding fibroblast growth factor receptor 3 isoform X2: protein MGAPACALAFFVAVAVVMTGAVSGSPGMEQRVVRRAAEVPGPEPGQQELVFGSGDIVELSCHWPAGAPSGPTVWVKDGVGLAPSDRILVGPQRLQVLNASHEDAGAYSCRQRLTQSVLCHFTVRVTDAPSSGDDEDGEDEAEDTAGAPYWTRPERMDKKLLAVPAANTVRFRCPAAGNPTPSISWLKNGKEFRGEHRIGGIKLRHQQWSLVMESVVPSDRGNYTCVVENKFGSIRQTYTLDVLERSPHRPILQAGLPANQTAVLGSDVEFHCKVYSDAQPHIQWLKHVEVNGSKVGPDGTPYVTVLKSWISESVEADARLRLANVSERDGGEYLCRASNFIGVAEKAFWLRVHGPQAAEEELVEAGEAGSVYAGVLSYGVGFLLFILVVAAVTLCRLRSPPKKGLGSPAVHKVSRFPLKRQVSLESSSSMSSNTPLVRIARLSSGEGPALANVSELELPADPKWELSRARLTLGKPLGEGCFGQVVMAEAIGIDKDRAAKPVTVAVKMLKDDATDKDLSDLVSEMEMMKMIGKHKNIINLLGACTQGGPLYVLVEYAAKGNLREYLRARRPPGTDYSFDTCRLPEEQLTFKDLVSCAYQVARGMEYLASQKCIHRDLAARNVLVTEDNVMKIADFGLARDVHNLDYYKKTTNGRLPVKWMAPEALFDRVYTHQSDVWSFGVLLWEIFTLGGSPYPGIPVEELFKLLKEGHRMDKPANCTHDLYMIMRECWHAVPSQRPTFKQLVEDLDRVLTVTSTDEYLDLSVPFEQYSPGGQDTPSSGSSGDDSVFAHDLLPPAPPGSGGSRT from the exons ATGGGCGCCCCGGCTTGCGCCCTCGCGTTCTTTGTGGCCGTGGCAGTCGTGATGACCGGCGCCGTCTCCGGGTCCCCGGGCATGGAGCAGCGCGTCGTGCGGAGAGCAGCAG AGGTCCCGGGCCCTGAGCCTGGCCAGCAGGAGCTGGTCTTTGGCAGCGGGGACATCGTGGAGCTGAGCTGCCACTGGCCCGCGGGGGCTCCCTCAGGGCCCACGGTCTGGGTGAAGGACGGCGTGGGGCTGGCGCCCTCAGACCGCATCCTGGTGGGGCCGCAGCGGCTGCAGGTGCTCAACGCCTCCCATGAGGACGCCGGGGCCTACAGCTGCCGCCAGCGCCTCACGCAGAGTGTCCTGTGCCACTTCACCGTGCGCGTGACAG ATGCTCCGTCCTCAGGAGACGATGAAGATGGGGAAGACGAAGCTGAAGACACAG CAGGGGCCCCTTACTGGACACGGCCCGAGCGGATGGACAAGAAGCTGCTGGCGGTGCCGGCGGCCAACACGGTTCGCTTCCGCTGCCCAGCCGCCGGCAACCCCACCCCGTCCATCTCCTGGCTGAAGAACGGCAAGGAGTTCCGAGGCGAGCACCGCATCGGGGGCATCAAG CTGCGGCACCAGCAGTGGAGCCTGGTCATGGAGAGCGTGGTGCCTTCGGACCGCGGCAACTACACGTGCGTCGTGGAGAACAAGTTCGGCAGCATCCGGCAGACGTACACCCTGGACGTGCTGG AGCGCTCCCCGCACCGGCCCATCCTGCAGGCGGGGCTGCCCGCCAACCAGACGGCGGTGCTGGGCAGCGACGTGGAATTCCACTGCAAGGTGTACAGCGACGCGCAGCCCCACATCCAGTGGCTCAAGCACGTGGAGGTGAACGGCAGCAAAGTGGGGCCCGACGGCACACCCTATGTCACGGTGCTCAAG TCGTGGATCAGTGAGAGTGTGGAGGCCGACGCGCGCCTCCGCCTGGCCAATGTGTCCGAGCGCGACGGGGGCGAGTACCTCTGTCGAGCCTCCAATTTCATAGGCGTGGCTGAGAAGGCCTTTTGGCTGCGTGTTCACGGGCCCCAAGCAG CTGAGGAGGAGCTGGTGGAGGCTGGTGAGGCTGGCAGTGTGTACGCAGGTGTCCTCAGCTACGGGGTGGGCTTCCTCCTCTTCATCCTGGTGGTGGCCGCTGTGACCCTCTGCCGCCTGCGCAGCCCCCCCAAGAAGGGCCTGGGCTCGCCCGCCGTGCACAAGGTCTCCCGCTTCCCGCTCAAGCGACAG GTGTCCTTGGAGTCCAGCTCGTCCATGAGCTCCAACACGCCGCTGGTGCGGATCGCCCGGCTGTCCTCGGGGGAGGGCCCCGCGCTGGCCAACGTCTCTGAGCTCGAGCTGCCCGCCGACCCCAAGTGGGAGCTGTCCCGGGCCCG GCTGACTCTGGGCAAACCTCTCGGGGAGGGCTGCTTCGGCCAGGTGGTCATGGCGGAGGCTATCGGCATCGACAAGGACCGGGCTGCCAAGCCTGTCACGGTGGCGGTGAAGATGCTGAAAG ATGACGCCACAGATAAGGACCTGTCGGACCTGGTGTCCGAGATGGAGATGATGAAGATGATCGGGAAACACAAGAACATCATCAACCTGCTGGGCGCCTGCACGCAGGGCG GGCCCCTGTACGTGCTGGTGGAGTACGCGGCCAAGGGCAACCTGCGGGAGTACCTGCGGGCGCGGCGGCCCCCGGGCACGGACTACTCCTTCGACACTTGCCGGCTGCCCGAGGAGCAGCTCACCTTCAAGGACCTGGTTTCCTGCGCCTACCAGGTGGCGCGGGGCATGGAGTACCTCGCCTCGCAGAAG TGCATCCACAGGGACCTGGCCGCCCGCAACGTGCTGGTGACCGAGGACAACGTGATGAAGATCGCGGACTTTGGCCTGGCCCGCGACGTGCACAACCTCGACTACTACAAGAAGACCACCAAT GGCCGCCTGCCCGTGAAGTGGATGGCGCCCGAGGCCTTGTTTGACCGCGTCTACACCCACCAGAGTGACGT CTGGTCCTTCGGTGTCCTGCTCTGGGAGATCTTCACGCTGGGGGGCTCGCCGTACCCCGGCATCCCCGTGGAGGAGCTCTTCAAGCTGCTGAAGGAAGGCCACCGCATGGACAAGCCGGCCAACTGCACGCACGATCT GTACATGATCATGCGTGAGTGCTGGCACGCCGTGCCCTCCCAGAGGCCCACCTTCAAGCAGCTGGTGGAAGACCTGGACCGCGTGCTCACCGTTACATCCACAGAC GAGTACCTCGACCTGTCGGTGCCCTTCGAGCAGTACTCGCCGGGCGGCCAGGACACCCCCAGCTCCGGCTCCTCAGGGGACGACTCCGTGTTCGCCCATGACCTGCTGCCCCCGGCCCCGCCAGGCAGCGGGGGCTCGCGGACGTGA
- the FGFR3 gene encoding fibroblast growth factor receptor 3 isoform X8 translates to MGAPACALAFFVAVAVVMTGAVSGSPGMEQRVVRRAAEVPGPEPGQQELVFGSGDIVELSCHWPAGAPSGPTVWVKDGVGLAPSDRILVGPQRLQVLNASHEDAGAYSCRQRLTQSVLCHFTVRVTDAPSSGDDEDGEDEAEDTGAPYWTRPERMDKKLLAVPAANTVRFRCPAAGNPTPSISWLKNGKEFRGEHRIGGIKLRHQQWSLVMESVVPSDRGNYTCVVENKFGSIRQTYTLDVLERSPHRPILQAGLPANQTAVLGSDVEFHCKVYSDAQPHIQWLKHVEVNGSKVGPDGTPYVTVLKTAGANTTDKELEVLSLRNVTFEDAGEYTCLAGNSIGFSHHSAWLVVLPAEEELVEAGEAGSVYAGVLSYGVGFLLFILVVAAVTLCRLRSPPKKGLGSPAVHKVSRFPLKRQVSLESSSSMSSNTPLVRIARLSSGEGPALANVSELELPADPKWELSRARLTLGKPLGEGCFGQVVMAEAIGIDKDRAAKPVTVAVKMLKDDATDKDLSDLVSEMEMMKMIGKHKNIINLLGACTQGGPLYVLVEYAAKGNLREYLRARRPPGTDYSFDTCRLPEEQLTFKDLVSCAYQVARGMEYLASQKCIHRDLAARNVLVTEDNVMKIADFGLARDVHNLDYYKKTTNGRLPVKWMAPEALFDRVYTHQSDVWSFGVLLWEIFTLGGSPYPGIPVEELFKLLKEGHRMDKPANCTHDLYMIMRECWHAVPSQRPTFKQLVEDLDRVLTVTSTDEYLDLSVPFEQYSPGGQDTPSSGSSGDDSVFAHDLLPPAPPGSGGSRT, encoded by the exons ATGGGCGCCCCGGCTTGCGCCCTCGCGTTCTTTGTGGCCGTGGCAGTCGTGATGACCGGCGCCGTCTCCGGGTCCCCGGGCATGGAGCAGCGCGTCGTGCGGAGAGCAGCAG AGGTCCCGGGCCCTGAGCCTGGCCAGCAGGAGCTGGTCTTTGGCAGCGGGGACATCGTGGAGCTGAGCTGCCACTGGCCCGCGGGGGCTCCCTCAGGGCCCACGGTCTGGGTGAAGGACGGCGTGGGGCTGGCGCCCTCAGACCGCATCCTGGTGGGGCCGCAGCGGCTGCAGGTGCTCAACGCCTCCCATGAGGACGCCGGGGCCTACAGCTGCCGCCAGCGCCTCACGCAGAGTGTCCTGTGCCACTTCACCGTGCGCGTGACAG ATGCTCCGTCCTCAGGAGACGATGAAGATGGGGAAGACGAAGCTGAAGACACAG GGGCCCCTTACTGGACACGGCCCGAGCGGATGGACAAGAAGCTGCTGGCGGTGCCGGCGGCCAACACGGTTCGCTTCCGCTGCCCAGCCGCCGGCAACCCCACCCCGTCCATCTCCTGGCTGAAGAACGGCAAGGAGTTCCGAGGCGAGCACCGCATCGGGGGCATCAAG CTGCGGCACCAGCAGTGGAGCCTGGTCATGGAGAGCGTGGTGCCTTCGGACCGCGGCAACTACACGTGCGTCGTGGAGAACAAGTTCGGCAGCATCCGGCAGACGTACACCCTGGACGTGCTGG AGCGCTCCCCGCACCGGCCCATCCTGCAGGCGGGGCTGCCCGCCAACCAGACGGCGGTGCTGGGCAGCGACGTGGAATTCCACTGCAAGGTGTACAGCGACGCGCAGCCCCACATCCAGTGGCTCAAGCACGTGGAGGTGAACGGCAGCAAAGTGGGGCCCGACGGCACACCCTATGTCACGGTGCTCAAG ACGGCGGGCGCTAACACCACCGACAAGGAGCTAGAGGTTCTGTCCTTGCGCAATGTCACCTTTGAGGACGCGGGGGAGTACACGTGTCTGGCGGGCAATTCTATCGGGTTTTCCCATCACTCTGCGTGGCTGGTGGTGCTGCCAG CTGAGGAGGAGCTGGTGGAGGCTGGTGAGGCTGGCAGTGTGTACGCAGGTGTCCTCAGCTACGGGGTGGGCTTCCTCCTCTTCATCCTGGTGGTGGCCGCTGTGACCCTCTGCCGCCTGCGCAGCCCCCCCAAGAAGGGCCTGGGCTCGCCCGCCGTGCACAAGGTCTCCCGCTTCCCGCTCAAGCGACAG GTGTCCTTGGAGTCCAGCTCGTCCATGAGCTCCAACACGCCGCTGGTGCGGATCGCCCGGCTGTCCTCGGGGGAGGGCCCCGCGCTGGCCAACGTCTCTGAGCTCGAGCTGCCCGCCGACCCCAAGTGGGAGCTGTCCCGGGCCCG GCTGACTCTGGGCAAACCTCTCGGGGAGGGCTGCTTCGGCCAGGTGGTCATGGCGGAGGCTATCGGCATCGACAAGGACCGGGCTGCCAAGCCTGTCACGGTGGCGGTGAAGATGCTGAAAG ATGACGCCACAGATAAGGACCTGTCGGACCTGGTGTCCGAGATGGAGATGATGAAGATGATCGGGAAACACAAGAACATCATCAACCTGCTGGGCGCCTGCACGCAGGGCG GGCCCCTGTACGTGCTGGTGGAGTACGCGGCCAAGGGCAACCTGCGGGAGTACCTGCGGGCGCGGCGGCCCCCGGGCACGGACTACTCCTTCGACACTTGCCGGCTGCCCGAGGAGCAGCTCACCTTCAAGGACCTGGTTTCCTGCGCCTACCAGGTGGCGCGGGGCATGGAGTACCTCGCCTCGCAGAAG TGCATCCACAGGGACCTGGCCGCCCGCAACGTGCTGGTGACCGAGGACAACGTGATGAAGATCGCGGACTTTGGCCTGGCCCGCGACGTGCACAACCTCGACTACTACAAGAAGACCACCAAT GGCCGCCTGCCCGTGAAGTGGATGGCGCCCGAGGCCTTGTTTGACCGCGTCTACACCCACCAGAGTGACGT CTGGTCCTTCGGTGTCCTGCTCTGGGAGATCTTCACGCTGGGGGGCTCGCCGTACCCCGGCATCCCCGTGGAGGAGCTCTTCAAGCTGCTGAAGGAAGGCCACCGCATGGACAAGCCGGCCAACTGCACGCACGATCT GTACATGATCATGCGTGAGTGCTGGCACGCCGTGCCCTCCCAGAGGCCCACCTTCAAGCAGCTGGTGGAAGACCTGGACCGCGTGCTCACCGTTACATCCACAGAC GAGTACCTCGACCTGTCGGTGCCCTTCGAGCAGTACTCGCCGGGCGGCCAGGACACCCCCAGCTCCGGCTCCTCAGGGGACGACTCCGTGTTCGCCCATGACCTGCTGCCCCCGGCCCCGCCAGGCAGCGGGGGCTCGCGGACGTGA
- the FGFR3 gene encoding fibroblast growth factor receptor 3 isoform X6, which translates to MGAPACALAFFVAVAVVMTGAVSGSPGMEQRVVRRAAEVPGPEPGQQELVFGSGDIVELSCHWPAGAPSGPTVWVKDGVGLAPSDRILVGPQRLQVLNASHEDAGAYSCRQRLTQSVLCHFTVRVTDAPSSGDDEDGEDEAEDTAGAPYWTRPERMDKKLLAVPAANTVRFRCPAAGNPTPSISWLKNGKEFRGEHRIGGIKLRHQQWSLVMESVVPSDRGNYTCVVENKFGSIRQTYTLDVLERSPHRPILQAGLPANQTAVLGSDVEFHCKVYSDAQPHIQWLKHVEVNGSKVGPDGTPYVTVLKTAGANTTDKELEVLSLRNVTFEDAGEYTCLAGNSIGFSHHSAWLVVLPAEEELVEAGEAGSVYAGVLSYGVGFLLFILVVAAVTLCRLRSPPKKGLGSPAVHKVSRFPLKRQVSLESSSSMSSNTPLVRIARLSSGEGPALANVSELELPADPKWELSRARLTLGKPLGEGCFGQVVMAEAIGIDKDRAAKPVTVAVKMLKDDATDKDLSDLVSEMEMMKMIGKHKNIINLLGACTQGGPLYVLVEYAAKGNLREYLRARRPPGTDYSFDTCRLPEEQLTFKDLVSCAYQVARGMEYLASQKCIHRDLAARNVLVTEDNVMKIADFGLARDVHNLDYYKKTTNGRLPVKWMAPEALFDRVYTHQSDVWSFGVLLWEIFTLGGSPYPGIPVEELFKLLKEGHRMDKPANCTHDLYMIMRECWHAVPSQRPTFKQLVEDLDRVLTVTSTDEYLDLSVPFEQYSPGGQDTPSSGSSGDDSVFAHDLLPPAPPGSGGSRT; encoded by the exons ATGGGCGCCCCGGCTTGCGCCCTCGCGTTCTTTGTGGCCGTGGCAGTCGTGATGACCGGCGCCGTCTCCGGGTCCCCGGGCATGGAGCAGCGCGTCGTGCGGAGAGCAGCAG AGGTCCCGGGCCCTGAGCCTGGCCAGCAGGAGCTGGTCTTTGGCAGCGGGGACATCGTGGAGCTGAGCTGCCACTGGCCCGCGGGGGCTCCCTCAGGGCCCACGGTCTGGGTGAAGGACGGCGTGGGGCTGGCGCCCTCAGACCGCATCCTGGTGGGGCCGCAGCGGCTGCAGGTGCTCAACGCCTCCCATGAGGACGCCGGGGCCTACAGCTGCCGCCAGCGCCTCACGCAGAGTGTCCTGTGCCACTTCACCGTGCGCGTGACAG ATGCTCCGTCCTCAGGAGACGATGAAGATGGGGAAGACGAAGCTGAAGACACAG CAGGGGCCCCTTACTGGACACGGCCCGAGCGGATGGACAAGAAGCTGCTGGCGGTGCCGGCGGCCAACACGGTTCGCTTCCGCTGCCCAGCCGCCGGCAACCCCACCCCGTCCATCTCCTGGCTGAAGAACGGCAAGGAGTTCCGAGGCGAGCACCGCATCGGGGGCATCAAG CTGCGGCACCAGCAGTGGAGCCTGGTCATGGAGAGCGTGGTGCCTTCGGACCGCGGCAACTACACGTGCGTCGTGGAGAACAAGTTCGGCAGCATCCGGCAGACGTACACCCTGGACGTGCTGG AGCGCTCCCCGCACCGGCCCATCCTGCAGGCGGGGCTGCCCGCCAACCAGACGGCGGTGCTGGGCAGCGACGTGGAATTCCACTGCAAGGTGTACAGCGACGCGCAGCCCCACATCCAGTGGCTCAAGCACGTGGAGGTGAACGGCAGCAAAGTGGGGCCCGACGGCACACCCTATGTCACGGTGCTCAAG ACGGCGGGCGCTAACACCACCGACAAGGAGCTAGAGGTTCTGTCCTTGCGCAATGTCACCTTTGAGGACGCGGGGGAGTACACGTGTCTGGCGGGCAATTCTATCGGGTTTTCCCATCACTCTGCGTGGCTGGTGGTGCTGCCAG CTGAGGAGGAGCTGGTGGAGGCTGGTGAGGCTGGCAGTGTGTACGCAGGTGTCCTCAGCTACGGGGTGGGCTTCCTCCTCTTCATCCTGGTGGTGGCCGCTGTGACCCTCTGCCGCCTGCGCAGCCCCCCCAAGAAGGGCCTGGGCTCGCCCGCCGTGCACAAGGTCTCCCGCTTCCCGCTCAAGCGACAG GTGTCCTTGGAGTCCAGCTCGTCCATGAGCTCCAACACGCCGCTGGTGCGGATCGCCCGGCTGTCCTCGGGGGAGGGCCCCGCGCTGGCCAACGTCTCTGAGCTCGAGCTGCCCGCCGACCCCAAGTGGGAGCTGTCCCGGGCCCG GCTGACTCTGGGCAAACCTCTCGGGGAGGGCTGCTTCGGCCAGGTGGTCATGGCGGAGGCTATCGGCATCGACAAGGACCGGGCTGCCAAGCCTGTCACGGTGGCGGTGAAGATGCTGAAAG ATGACGCCACAGATAAGGACCTGTCGGACCTGGTGTCCGAGATGGAGATGATGAAGATGATCGGGAAACACAAGAACATCATCAACCTGCTGGGCGCCTGCACGCAGGGCG GGCCCCTGTACGTGCTGGTGGAGTACGCGGCCAAGGGCAACCTGCGGGAGTACCTGCGGGCGCGGCGGCCCCCGGGCACGGACTACTCCTTCGACACTTGCCGGCTGCCCGAGGAGCAGCTCACCTTCAAGGACCTGGTTTCCTGCGCCTACCAGGTGGCGCGGGGCATGGAGTACCTCGCCTCGCAGAAG TGCATCCACAGGGACCTGGCCGCCCGCAACGTGCTGGTGACCGAGGACAACGTGATGAAGATCGCGGACTTTGGCCTGGCCCGCGACGTGCACAACCTCGACTACTACAAGAAGACCACCAAT GGCCGCCTGCCCGTGAAGTGGATGGCGCCCGAGGCCTTGTTTGACCGCGTCTACACCCACCAGAGTGACGT CTGGTCCTTCGGTGTCCTGCTCTGGGAGATCTTCACGCTGGGGGGCTCGCCGTACCCCGGCATCCCCGTGGAGGAGCTCTTCAAGCTGCTGAAGGAAGGCCACCGCATGGACAAGCCGGCCAACTGCACGCACGATCT GTACATGATCATGCGTGAGTGCTGGCACGCCGTGCCCTCCCAGAGGCCCACCTTCAAGCAGCTGGTGGAAGACCTGGACCGCGTGCTCACCGTTACATCCACAGAC GAGTACCTCGACCTGTCGGTGCCCTTCGAGCAGTACTCGCCGGGCGGCCAGGACACCCCCAGCTCCGGCTCCTCAGGGGACGACTCCGTGTTCGCCCATGACCTGCTGCCCCCGGCCCCGCCAGGCAGCGGGGGCTCGCGGACGTGA